Proteins co-encoded in one Phycisphaeraceae bacterium genomic window:
- a CDS encoding aminodeoxychorismate/anthranilate synthase component II, translating into MILLIDNYDSFTWNLVQRLGEIDPSLEPGRDLVVVRADKLAPQDADALDHGRGPTHLIISPGPCTPKEAGNSPAMIAHFAGRIPILGVCLGHQCMADLNGMDVVRHTIQMHGKTSPISHDGRGVFAGLPNPFIATRYHSLVVRPESIAPDGDWEVSAWCEDTLPDGRRERVVMGLRRVWQDAGKAPVEGVQFHPESFLTLDGPQLLTNFLNMGR; encoded by the coding sequence GTGATTCTGCTCATCGACAACTACGACAGTTTCACGTGGAATCTCGTCCAGAGACTCGGGGAAATCGACCCCTCGCTCGAGCCCGGACGCGACCTGGTCGTCGTCCGCGCTGACAAACTCGCCCCACAAGACGCCGACGCTCTCGACCACGGGCGCGGCCCCACACACCTTATCATCTCACCCGGACCCTGCACCCCCAAAGAAGCCGGCAACTCACCCGCCATGATCGCCCATTTCGCGGGACGCATCCCCATCCTCGGCGTCTGCCTCGGGCACCAGTGCATGGCCGACCTGAACGGCATGGATGTCGTCCGCCACACCATCCAGATGCACGGCAAGACCAGCCCCATCTCCCACGACGGACGCGGAGTGTTTGCGGGTTTGCCGAATCCATTTATCGCGACTCGATACCACTCTCTCGTCGTCAGGCCCGAGTCGATCGCGCCCGATGGCGACTGGGAAGTTTCAGCCTGGTGCGAGGACACATTGCCCGACGGAAGGCGCGAGCGGGTGGTCATGGGGTTGCGCCGGGTGTGGCAGGATGCGGGCAAGGCGCCGGTCGAGGGGGTGCAGTTTCACCCCGAGAGTTTCCTGACGCTCGATGGGCCACAGTTGCTTACAAATTTCCTGAACATGGGACGCTAA
- a CDS encoding DUF1444 family protein produces MAHMPQEPEAFAEQVAILLKRLQPEYDVDLVGPRELIVNGRRLDLENLFRMVAHEPNRGTEIVEHFLEQLFSSDALSLADLNFDLARPRIMPRIQPESIFEHLSRDLVAHVPFVNGTVIVFVLDMPQMTVSLTTEQTVRWNVSMEDLDTIARENLEAYAPEFDLQVIESREGGKAIIVAEQDGYDAARLLISSLYNKLASHLGGDFYVATPARDMFLALSLKPKEFCDRLQARVEEDYRRLPYPICSELFYVTRDGVAGTRGKLAA; encoded by the coding sequence ATGGCCCACATGCCCCAGGAACCCGAGGCCTTTGCAGAACAGGTCGCCATCCTTCTCAAACGCCTCCAGCCCGAATACGACGTCGACCTCGTCGGGCCACGCGAACTCATCGTCAATGGCCGACGCCTCGACCTCGAAAACCTCTTCCGCATGGTCGCCCACGAACCGAACCGCGGAACCGAAATCGTCGAGCACTTCCTCGAACAACTCTTCTCCTCCGACGCCCTCTCACTGGCCGACCTCAACTTTGATCTCGCACGCCCGCGCATCATGCCGCGCATTCAACCCGAATCCATCTTCGAACACCTCAGCCGCGACCTGGTCGCCCATGTCCCGTTCGTCAATGGCACCGTCATCGTCTTCGTCCTCGACATGCCACAGATGACCGTCAGCCTCACCACCGAGCAGACCGTCCGCTGGAATGTCAGCATGGAAGACCTCGACACCATCGCACGCGAAAATCTTGAGGCCTACGCACCCGAGTTTGACCTTCAGGTCATCGAAAGCCGCGAGGGTGGCAAAGCCATCATCGTCGCCGAACAGGACGGCTACGACGCCGCACGCCTCCTCATTTCAAGCCTCTACAACAAACTCGCCTCACACCTCGGAGGCGACTTCTACGTCGCAACCCCCGCACGCGACATGTTCCTCGCACTGTCGCTCAAGCCCAAAGAGTTCTGCGACCGACTCCAGGCCCGCGTCGAAGAAGACTACCGACGCCTCCCATACCCCATCTGCAGCGAACTGTTCTACGTCACCCGCGACGGCGTCGCCGGCACCCGCGGCAAACTCGCCGCATAA